In Hippoglossus stenolepis isolate QCI-W04-F060 chromosome 21, HSTE1.2, whole genome shotgun sequence, one DNA window encodes the following:
- the prr35 gene encoding proline-rich protein 35 has product MSKDDACKVTSATKHKERKPKKPHYIPRPWGKPYNYKCFQCPFTCMEKSHLYNHMKYSLCKNSLSLLIESDWPYKKGNILHPDQLRPFQQAHGLQAPGKEELEQATRTAERQRLRRNVEEEGEDRENQRLEEEEEGGKSEGAESAGLAKESSSNSRSRGDAAEFVAKKTKQPESELLMADMLSLEDQLLRARSMEVEAQLKHYKLSKACLTAPGLLSEQWRLLASSHTKAKSDGAQPRVSSSIPCYPPPPNLMDYQDPTGLNLSVLGVGYPISPSLFSYMNSAISSPAAGVTAQTHAQLAQLPFLASAAQLMHPASGTHADRALIPPRLYYPFLYEHTFGPASGQSDASKTLKTPTNSLETNPLSGFQPKVNLWKVPALRPGATAGSPTGWVSPQRDSLDQGYRPGDKVQAAAKEGKASWGLKRTGAPLGNHEAPAEKKPAVGFTLDLLKNIQTASTLNMAVDKLPFHNSLQDAQLQTRPTELWYNEPLTSPKSETSSISTCGRPISRDSAAAQTMGDDPSESVGALLSDLSKALQEYQEAERKISHLEKEDLPAQRHLWDHLSKIRSELSHIHQALERTARQSDGPLDLSVKRDSTNLAGDQGSREEGSLKGNSTETEEEEDEELEERKEEEEDENERKAMKASLESRKQSLDMLIKMSQASVVNTEVLSPGGLGIRPSPAEALWPSRTTKCEADSSVLLCPDGCSVVFTDIPASAKTSKRPPSIQRLEAQCPPSPLTATDN; this is encoded by the exons ATGTCCAAGGACGACGCGTGCAAAGTGACATCTGCCACTAAACACAAGGAGCGCAAGCCCAAGAAGCCCCACTACATTCCCCGGCCATGGGGCAAACCCTACAACTACAAATGCTTCCAGTGTCCCTTCACCTGCATGGAGAAGTCTCACCTGTACAACCACATGAAGTACAGCCTGTGCAAGAACTCCCTGTCTCTGCTCATAGAGTCGGACTGGCCCTATAAGAAGGGCAACATCCTGCACCCGGACCAGCTCCGACCCTTTCAGCAGGCGCACGGCCTCCAGGCTCCCGGGAAAGAAGAGCTGGAGCAGGCGACGCGGACCgcggagagacagaggctgCGGAGGaacgtggaggaggaaggggaagacAGGGAAAACCAGAGActagaggaggaagaggagggaggaaaaagtgaGGGAGCAGAGAGCGCCGGGCTGGCGAAGGAGAGCTCGAGTAACAGCAGGAGTAGAGGAGATGCTGCAGAGTTCGTAGCCAAGAAAACCAAACAGCCAGAGTCAGAACTTCTGATGGCTGACATGCTCTCCCTAGAAGATCAGCTTCTACGAGCTCGCTCAATGGAAGTAGAGGCCCAGCTTAAACACTACAAGTTATCCAAGGCGTGTCTAACAGCTCCCGGGCTGCTCTCGGAGCAGTGGCGACTGTTAGCGTCCAGCCACACGAAGGCCAAATCTGATGGAGCTCAGCCCAGAGTGAGCAGCTCGATTCCCTGTTACCCTCCTCCCCCGAACCTGATGGATTACCAGGATCCCACTGGACTCAATCTGTCAGTGCTCGGGGTGGGCTATCCCATCAGCCCCAGCCTCTTCTCCTACATGAACTCAGCCATTTCCAGCCCTGCCGCGGGTGTGACAGCCCAGACCCACGCGCAGCTCGCCCAGCTTCCCTTCCTGGCGTCGGCGGCCCAGCTGATGCACCCAGCCTCTGGCACGCACGCGGACAGGGCTCTCATCCCCCCTCGCCTCTACTACCCGTTCCTGTATGAGCACACGTTCGGACCGGCCTCCGGTCAGAGCGACGCCAGCAAAACGCTCAAGACGCCCACAAACAGTCTCGAAACAAATCCCCTGTCTGGCTTCCAGCCCAAAGTGAATCTGTGGAAAGTGCCAGCTCTGCGGCCTGGCGCCACTGCTGGCTCCCCGACTGGCTGGGTGTCACCTCAGAGAGACTCCCTCGACCAGGGCTACAGGCCGGGGGATAAAGTGCAGGCTGCAGCCAAGGAAGGAAAAGCGAGCTGGGGTCTGAAGAGGACGGGGGCCCCACTGGGGAACCACGAGGCCCCTGCAGAGAAGAAGCCGGCAGTGGGCTTTACTCTGGACCTCCTGAAGAATATTCAGACTGCATCAACTCTGAACATGGCAGTGGACAAACTTCCTTTCCACAACAG TTTACAGGACGCTCAGCTTCAGACCCGGCCCACTGAGCTGTGGTACAACGAACCTCTCACCAGTCCCAAAAGTGAAACATCCTCTATCTCAACATGTGGAAGACCCATCAGCCGAGACTCCGCTGCTGCCCAGACTATGGGAGACGATCCCTCGGAGTCAGTGGGTGCTCTGCTGAGCGACCTCTCCAAGGCCCTGCAGGAGTACCAGGAGGCCGAGCGCAAAATCTCCCACCTGGAGAAGGAGGACCTTCCCGCCCAGCGCCACCTCTGGGATCACCTGAGCAAAATCCGCAGCGAACTCTCCCACATACACCAGGCGCTGGAGCGGACTGCGCGCCAGAGCGACGGGCCCCTCGACCTCTCAGTCAAGAGGGACTCAACGAATCTGGCTGGCGACCAGGGCTCGAGAGAGGAAGGCAGTCTGAAGGGCAACAGTacagagacggaggaggaggaggacgaggagctggaggagaggaaggaggaagaggaggatgagaacgAGAGGAAGGCGATGAAGGCCTCGCTGGAGAGCCGCAAGCAGTCGTTGGACATGTTGATCAAGATGAGTCAGGCATCGGTGGTAAACACAGAGGTTCTCTCTCCGGGTGGACTCGGCATCAGGCCCAGTCCGGCCGAGGCCTTGTGGCCGAGCAGAACGACAAAGTGTGAGGCAGACTCCAGCGTCCTGCTCTGCCCCGACGGCTGCTCAGTGGTGTTCACCGACATCCCGGCCTCGGCCAAAACCTCAAAGAGACCCCCGTCCATACAGCGGCTGGAAGCTCAGTGTCCTCCGAGCCCTCTGACAGCTACTGACAACTAA